From a region of the Rhinatrema bivittatum chromosome 15, aRhiBiv1.1, whole genome shotgun sequence genome:
- the B3GALT6 gene encoding beta-1,3-galactosyltransferase 6 — MNLLRLLCRHKTALGLGGLSLFAVVLLYLAKCTSESLRPSGRGLPQQQPPPPPPEPPARREKAEAAFLAVLVVSGPKYAERRSIIRSTWLSAPRPPGLWCRFVLGTAGLAEEEARALELEQSRHRDLLLLPELRDSYENLTAKLLHAYAWLDRHLDFKFVLKADDDTFARLDLLLDELRAREPRRLYWGFFSGRGRVKAAGKWKESAWVLCDYYLPYALGGGYLLSWDLVRYLRLSRDYLATWQSEDVSLGAWLAPLDLQRVHDPRFDTEYKSRGCSNKYLVTHKQSIEDMLEKHQTLAKEGKLCKEEIRLRLSYVYDWNVPPSQCCQRKEGIP; from the coding sequence ATGAATCTCCTGCGCTTGCTCTGCCGCCACAAAACGGCGCTGGGCCTGGGCGGGCTCTCGCTGTTCGCCGTGGTGCTGCTCTACCTGGCCAAGTGCACGTCGGAGAGCCTGCGGCCCTCGGGCCGGGGCctgccccagcagcagccgccgccgccgccgcccgagCCCCCGGCCCGGCGGGAGAAGGCCGAGGCCGCCTTCCTGGCCGTGCTGGTGGTGAGCGGGCCCAAGTACGCCGAGCGGCGCAGCATCATCCGCAGCACCTGGCTGTCCGCCCCGCGGCCGCCGGGCCTCTGGTGCCGCTTCGTGCTGGGCACGGCCGGCCTGGCCGAGGAGGAGGCGCGGGCCCTGGAGCTGGAGCAGAGCCGCCACCgggacctgctgctgctgcccgagCTGCGCGACTCCTACGAGAACCTGACGGCCAAGCTGCTGCACGCCTACGCCTGGCTCGACCGCCACCTGGACTTCAAGTTCGTGCTGAAGGCCGACGACGACACCTTCGCGCGCCTGGACCTGCTGCTGGACGAGCTGCGCGCGCGGGAGCCGCGCCGCCTCTACTGGGGCTTCTTCTCGGGCCGGGGCCGGGTGAAGGCGGCCGGCAAGTGGAAGGAGAGCGCCTGGGTGCTGTGCGACTACTACCTGCCCTACGCGCTGGGCGGCGGCTACCTGCTCTCCTGGGACCTGGTGCGCTACCTGCGGCTCAGCCGCGACTACCTGGCCACCTGGCAGAGCGAGGACGTGTCCCTGGGGGCCTGGCTGGCGCCCCTCGACCTGCAGCGGGTGCACGACCCGCGCTTCGACACCGAGTACAAGTCCCGGGGCTGCAGCAACAAGTACCTGGTCACCCACAAGCAGAGCATCGAGGACATGCTGGAGAAGCACCAGACGCTGGCCAAGGAGGGCAAGCTGTGCAAGGAGGAGATCAGGCTGCGGCTCTCCTACGTGTACGACTGGAATGTGCCCCCCTCGCAGTGCTGCCAGAGGAAAGAGGGCATCCCCTGA